A genomic region of Catalinimonas niigatensis contains the following coding sequences:
- a CDS encoding sulfotransferase family protein, with amino-acid sequence MHKKAILKSVFIVGSPRSGTTLLQSILGTHPDFHTFPESHFFYSLYGSSRLRRRLGLVDRVRAHKALEAFLNNIDAAELKSEIPNSAWYERKWILTFKNILGQIAKEQHKRGWIEKTPMHLHFISQISKYIPESKFIHIVRDGKDTIASVYYYASQYPEQWGRNKSLESCIGRWKLDIKIHQRYLSKNNHCFVKYNTLVDNPGKEIKKICNFLSIDFQENMLLRRNTGKIILKKEFWKQTVGRDITIQSGKLSLLKEEEQSLIQKSVAAYPLDILFV; translated from the coding sequence TTGCATAAAAAAGCTATTTTGAAATCAGTATTCATCGTAGGGTCTCCGAGGTCTGGAACTACCCTATTGCAATCTATACTCGGTACTCATCCAGATTTTCATACGTTTCCTGAAAGTCACTTCTTCTATTCTTTGTATGGAAGTAGTAGGTTGAGAAGAAGGTTGGGTTTAGTAGATCGAGTACGTGCTCATAAAGCTTTAGAAGCTTTTCTGAATAATATTGATGCTGCTGAATTAAAGAGTGAAATACCAAATAGTGCATGGTATGAGCGAAAGTGGATATTAACCTTCAAAAATATTCTAGGTCAGATAGCGAAGGAACAACACAAAAGAGGGTGGATAGAAAAAACACCGATGCACTTACATTTTATTAGTCAGATAAGTAAATATATCCCAGAAAGTAAATTTATACATATAGTTAGAGATGGTAAAGACACAATAGCTTCAGTGTATTATTATGCAAGTCAGTATCCAGAACAGTGGGGAAGAAATAAAAGTCTAGAATCCTGTATTGGCCGATGGAAGTTAGATATAAAGATTCATCAGCGCTACCTCAGTAAAAACAATCACTGCTTTGTAAAGTATAATACGTTGGTTGATAATCCTGGCAAGGAAATAAAAAAAATATGCAATTTTCTTAGTATTGATTTTCAAGAAAATATGTTGCTAAGAAGAAATACTGGGAAGATAATTTTGAAAAAAGAGTTCTGGAAGCAAACTGTTGGCAGAGATATCACTATTCAGTCTGGTAAGCTAAGCCTTTTGAAAGAAGAAGAACAAAGTCTTATACAAAAGTCAGTTGCAGCATATCCATTAGACATTTTATTTGTATGA
- a CDS encoding glycosyltransferase encodes MIKSGVSVIICCHNSARRLPETLKYIAYQKVPESISWEVILVDNASTDNTTESASKLWKENGRPTSLRILEEKQVGLSFARHAGFTNAKYEYCLFCDDDNWLDRNYVTTAYKIMQKDGQIGVLGGVGEAVCETEKPEWFEDYKQCYAVGPQSTVEGDITKLKGHVYGAGAVFRKSVYDSLVCAGFKNILKDRTGKSLSSGGDVELCYVYALNGWKIFYSHKLKFQHFIPSGRLNKRYPRRIIREYKKCEVVLMLYKYKMNNEHILKKKYLWLREVVYIFRQEYKYLIKPRYLLVSRFYALLINRSLFVSALKELR; translated from the coding sequence ATGATTAAGTCTGGGGTTTCTGTAATCATTTGTTGTCATAATAGTGCAAGGAGATTACCAGAAACATTAAAATATATTGCTTATCAAAAAGTGCCCGAAAGTATTTCATGGGAGGTAATTCTAGTAGATAATGCTTCTACAGATAATACAACTGAAAGTGCTTCAAAACTATGGAAAGAGAACGGTCGGCCTACTAGTTTAAGAATATTAGAAGAAAAGCAAGTTGGATTAAGCTTTGCCCGTCACGCTGGTTTCACAAATGCAAAGTATGAATACTGTCTATTCTGTGATGACGATAATTGGCTAGATCGAAACTATGTAACGACTGCATACAAAATCATGCAGAAAGATGGTCAAATTGGTGTTTTGGGAGGAGTAGGAGAAGCAGTATGTGAGACAGAAAAACCTGAGTGGTTTGAAGACTATAAGCAATGCTACGCTGTTGGGCCTCAATCTACAGTAGAAGGAGATATCACAAAATTAAAAGGTCACGTTTATGGTGCTGGTGCAGTATTCAGAAAATCAGTATATGACTCTCTAGTTTGCGCCGGTTTTAAAAATATCCTTAAGGATAGAACAGGGAAAAGTTTATCTAGCGGGGGAGATGTAGAGCTTTGTTATGTATACGCACTCAATGGATGGAAAATTTTTTATTCACATAAACTAAAATTTCAACATTTTATACCTAGCGGAAGACTCAATAAAAGATATCCTAGAAGAATAATCAGGGAGTATAAAAAATGTGAAGTGGTGCTGATGCTGTACAAGTACAAAATGAATAATGAACATATATTGAAGAAAAAATATCTATGGTTAAGAGAAGTGGTATACATATTCAGGCAAGAGTACAAATATCTAATAAAGCCAAGGTACCTATTGGTATCTCGCTTTTATGCTTTGCTGATAAATAGATCTCTATTCGTAAGTGCCCTCAAAGAACTCAGATAA
- a CDS encoding 6-hydroxymethylpterin diphosphokinase MptE-like protein, with protein sequence MKFFGFKREWNTLKYSIAKYREVRYTQPPADWKSYLLWQKNYLDSLRKYQNLHAGKECFIIGNGPSLNQMDLTKLNGLYSFGMNKIYLIWDRVDLQFSYYVSVNPLVIKQSKNEIENEITCPRFISHIAAQDVIDDGKDIERVYTRSGWEFSSSPLKRMLSESATVTYVALQLAFFMGFQNVYLIGVDHNFQQKGKPNEQQKMEGDDLNHFDKRYFSGQQWQLADLEASEIGYRMAQYYYSKAGRNIYNAGYDSKLEIFPKVDFDFVVRKTRAVN encoded by the coding sequence ATGAAATTTTTCGGATTTAAAAGAGAATGGAATACCCTTAAATATAGCATTGCAAAATACAGGGAGGTACGTTATACTCAGCCACCTGCGGACTGGAAATCTTATCTTCTTTGGCAAAAAAACTACCTTGATTCCCTGAGGAAATATCAAAATTTACATGCAGGTAAAGAATGTTTTATTATAGGTAATGGCCCGTCACTGAACCAAATGGATTTAACTAAACTGAACGGCTTGTATAGTTTTGGAATGAATAAAATATACTTGATCTGGGACCGTGTTGACTTGCAGTTCAGCTATTATGTATCAGTGAATCCATTAGTGATAAAACAAAGTAAAAATGAAATAGAAAACGAAATAACTTGCCCTCGGTTTATTAGCCATATTGCGGCGCAAGATGTTATTGATGATGGTAAAGATATCGAGCGAGTATATACTCGAAGTGGATGGGAGTTTTCTTCCTCTCCTTTAAAAAGAATGCTCTCTGAGAGTGCGACAGTCACTTACGTGGCATTACAATTAGCATTTTTTATGGGTTTTCAGAATGTTTATTTAATAGGAGTTGACCACAACTTCCAACAAAAAGGTAAACCTAATGAACAACAGAAAATGGAGGGAGATGATTTAAATCATTTTGATAAAAGGTACTTTTCTGGACAACAATGGCAGTTAGCTGATTTAGAGGCTAGTGAAATAGGTTATCGGATGGCACAATACTATTACTCAAAAGCGGGAAGAAACATTTATAATGCTGGATATGACAGTAAGCTTGAAATTTTTCCTAAAGTTGATTTTGATTTTGTGGTGCGTAAAACTCGAGCAGTTAATTAA
- a CDS encoding SDR family NAD(P)-dependent oxidoreductase, whose protein sequence is MKKVVIITGCNGGIGSATCAKFKSEDWVVIGIDVRKVENQVGLDRFIQADIVDVNQINNLAQSIKKQEGRVDAIVNNAALQVCKPFQEMKVEEWDQVINVNMRAPFFLVSALYDLLKANKGAVVNVSSVHAIATSKNILAYAASKGGLTTLTRSLAVECADDGVRVNAVLPGAVDTTMLRDGLKRGHVKGSSEDSLVRALGLKHLIGRVGQPEEIAEAIYYLADSSKSSFVTGQCITIDGGATIKLSTE, encoded by the coding sequence ATGAAGAAAGTAGTAATCATAACAGGATGTAATGGCGGCATAGGAAGTGCTACCTGTGCCAAATTCAAATCTGAAGATTGGGTAGTAATAGGCATTGATGTACGTAAAGTAGAGAATCAAGTAGGACTAGATAGGTTTATTCAGGCGGATATAGTGGATGTAAACCAGATCAATAACTTGGCTCAATCTATCAAAAAACAGGAAGGCAGGGTAGACGCAATAGTAAACAATGCTGCACTTCAGGTTTGCAAGCCGTTCCAGGAGATGAAAGTGGAGGAATGGGATCAGGTGATTAATGTTAATATGCGTGCCCCTTTCTTTTTAGTAAGTGCTTTATATGATCTTCTAAAAGCAAATAAAGGGGCTGTAGTAAATGTTAGCTCAGTACATGCAATAGCTACTTCTAAAAATATATTGGCCTATGCTGCTAGTAAAGGAGGTTTAACAACATTAACGCGTTCTCTTGCAGTAGAATGTGCAGATGATGGAGTGAGAGTCAATGCTGTATTACCAGGAGCAGTAGATACCACTATGTTGAGAGATGGACTGAAAAGAGGACATGTAAAGGGAAGTTCTGAAGATTCCCTCGTAAGAGCTTTAGGCTTGAAGCACCTGATAGGTAGGGTAGGGCAACCAGAAGAAATAGCTGAAGCAATATATTATTTAGCTGATAGTAGCAAATCCTCGTTTGTCACAGGGCAGTGTATCACCATAGATGGAGGAGCTACAATTAAATTGAGTACAGAATGA
- a CDS encoding acylneuraminate cytidylyltransferase family protein yields MSKKVAAIVPMRHNSERVLGKNYRLFAGKPLYHHVMHALIAVPGIHEIIIDTDSPNIMEDAAKHFPQVKILERPDHLRDGGIPMNDVLLNIISQVESDFYLQTHSTNPLLSSRSIDKAVQFLLENYPIYDSLFGVTRLQTRLWDSLARPVNHNAAILLRTQDLPPIYEENSCIYIFTEETLRQRHNRIGERPYLFEISKHEAHDIDIETDFLVAETLYKAQQKNA; encoded by the coding sequence ATGAGTAAAAAAGTAGCTGCGATTGTGCCAATGAGGCACAATAGTGAAAGAGTGCTGGGAAAAAACTACCGATTGTTTGCTGGCAAGCCGCTTTACCATCATGTGATGCATGCACTCATTGCGGTACCAGGCATTCATGAGATTATTATAGATACTGATAGCCCAAATATTATGGAAGATGCTGCGAAGCATTTTCCTCAGGTAAAGATTTTGGAGAGGCCTGACCATCTCAGAGATGGGGGCATCCCCATGAATGATGTATTGCTTAATATTATCTCTCAGGTTGAAAGTGATTTTTACCTGCAGACGCATAGCACCAATCCATTGTTGAGCAGCAGGTCTATTGACAAGGCAGTTCAATTTTTACTGGAAAATTATCCCATTTATGATTCCTTATTTGGTGTAACCCGTCTACAGACCAGACTTTGGGATAGTTTAGCCAGGCCGGTCAATCACAATGCGGCTATTCTTCTCAGGACACAAGACTTGCCTCCTATTTATGAGGAGAATTCCTGTATTTATATCTTTACTGAAGAAACGCTCAGGCAGCGTCATAATCGTATAGGAGAAAGGCCTTATCTATTTGAAATTTCCAAGCATGAAGCCCACGATATTGATATTGAAACAGACTTCTTAGTAGCAGAAACACTATATAAAGCACAGCAGAAAAATGCGTAG
- a CDS encoding phosphoglycerate dehydrogenase, which translates to MRRVLITAPYLKNEIYRFEEELKENGIDFFVYPVKERVEEDELLKIIEQYEGIVCGDDRITAKVIDQAKNLKVIVKWGTGIDSINKAYAEEHGIPVRNTLNAFTEPVSDSVLAIMLAFSRKLFESDRIMKSGQWDKAFGVCLSEVSLGIIGLGNIGKSVARKIRAFDTKVYASDILDIPQSICDELNVEMVPLEVLLEKSDFVSTCCTLNETSHHLINAETLKKMKSTAYLINVARGPIVKEPDLIEALQEKRIAGAGLDVFEDEPLPINSPLRSMNNCILSSHNVNASPKYWNRVHRSTLDMLYEGLGIK; encoded by the coding sequence ATGCGTAGAGTACTAATCACGGCTCCTTATCTCAAAAACGAGATTTATAGGTTTGAGGAAGAGCTTAAAGAAAATGGGATTGATTTTTTTGTATATCCGGTCAAGGAGCGAGTAGAAGAGGATGAGCTGTTAAAAATCATAGAGCAGTATGAAGGGATCGTCTGTGGGGATGATAGAATAACCGCTAAAGTAATTGATCAGGCAAAAAATCTTAAGGTGATCGTTAAATGGGGTACAGGTATAGATTCAATTAATAAAGCTTACGCAGAGGAACATGGAATACCGGTAAGGAATACCTTAAATGCGTTTACAGAACCAGTATCAGATTCTGTACTTGCAATTATGCTGGCCTTTTCCAGGAAACTTTTTGAATCTGATAGAATCATGAAATCCGGACAATGGGATAAAGCATTTGGAGTGTGCTTGAGTGAGGTAAGTTTGGGAATAATTGGTTTAGGCAACATAGGAAAGTCAGTAGCGAGAAAGATCAGAGCTTTTGATACTAAAGTGTATGCTAGTGACATATTAGATATACCACAAAGTATATGTGATGAGTTAAATGTTGAGATGGTACCATTAGAAGTATTACTGGAAAAATCTGATTTTGTAAGTACCTGTTGTACGCTTAATGAGACTAGCCATCATTTGATTAATGCTGAAACTCTAAAAAAAATGAAGTCTACAGCCTACCTTATTAACGTAGCAAGAGGTCCCATTGTAAAAGAGCCAGATTTAATTGAGGCTTTACAAGAGAAAAGGATAGCTGGGGCAGGCTTAGATGTGTTTGAAGATGAACCCTTACCCATTAACTCTCCTCTCAGGAGCATGAATAATTGTATACTGTCATCTCACAATGTAAATGCCAGTCCTAAGTACTGGAATAGAGTACACAGAAGTACACTTGATATGTTGTACGAAGGATTAGGAATAAAATGA
- a CDS encoding glycosyltransferase, giving the protein MKMFKASIIIRSFNEEEHIAKLLSGILAQDYQNYEIILVDSGSTDATVSIASRYPVKIISIRPEEFSFGYALNKGCAEAIGEVLVFASAHVYPVYTDWLRELVDPFNNDDVGLVYGKQRGNEQSQYSEHQVFAKWFPEVSDQNQLHPFCNNANAAIRRSLWQVIPYDESLTGLEDLDWARKVKAIRYKIVYSAKAEIIHVHQETPKKILNRYRREAMAMKQIIKESSFTFFDFINFLVYSIFHDMLHALHDRVFIKEFRNILMFRFMQYYGTYRGHKESKILNNELRQRFYYPKSFNLRRNDSNDLENTTTNLIDYSQLLSTKKESLYE; this is encoded by the coding sequence ATGAAGATGTTCAAGGCTTCCATCATCATCCGTTCTTTTAATGAGGAAGAGCATATTGCCAAATTACTGAGTGGTATCCTGGCGCAGGATTATCAGAATTATGAGATTATCCTGGTAGATTCTGGCTCAACGGACGCTACTGTCAGTATTGCTTCCCGTTATCCGGTGAAGATTATTTCTATACGTCCGGAAGAATTTTCCTTTGGTTACGCTCTTAATAAAGGTTGTGCTGAGGCGATTGGTGAAGTATTGGTTTTTGCCAGTGCGCATGTCTATCCGGTATATACCGACTGGCTGAGAGAGTTAGTAGATCCTTTTAACAATGATGATGTTGGCTTAGTGTATGGAAAACAGCGGGGTAATGAGCAGTCTCAGTATTCTGAGCATCAGGTATTTGCGAAATGGTTTCCTGAAGTTTCAGATCAAAATCAATTGCATCCTTTCTGCAACAATGCTAATGCAGCAATAAGAAGGTCATTATGGCAGGTAATACCTTATGATGAATCGCTAACCGGACTTGAAGATCTGGACTGGGCCAGAAAGGTAAAGGCGATAAGATATAAAATAGTGTACTCTGCCAAAGCAGAAATTATCCATGTGCATCAGGAAACTCCTAAGAAGATACTTAACCGGTACAGACGAGAGGCAATGGCTATGAAACAGATTATTAAGGAAAGTAGCTTCACTTTTTTTGACTTCATTAATTTTTTAGTATACAGCATATTTCATGATATGCTTCACGCTTTACATGACAGAGTATTTATAAAGGAGTTTAGAAATATTTTGATGTTCCGGTTTATGCAGTACTATGGAACCTATAGGGGGCATAAAGAAAGTAAGATACTAAATAATGAACTACGTCAGCGTTTTTACTATCCTAAAAGCTTTAACTTGCGGCGTAACGATTCTAATGATTTAGAAAATACAACTACAAACTTGATAGATTATAGTCAACTGCTTTCTACTAAAAAAGAATCTTTGTATGAGTAA
- a CDS encoding glycosyltransferase family 2 protein, translating to MKISVLTPSYNTGDHLDRAIQSVLKQKYKNWEHIIVDGQSSDNTVEVLKKYPHLKWISEPDQGQSDAMNKAFAMSTGDIIVYLNADDWFEVGSFVKVVEKFEVSPDIDIVIGNYYMIKNGKKVVKTPPIEYEKILLHFIFGFPSNPVSYFYKREVQLKVGLFPIENHYTMDFWFLLNALRVKKATKIDAYLGYYSMSGTNKTSLIDPVRQCRKVALMHILKYRPLYIFKYILKWYHHFYLYNVLHYS from the coding sequence ATGAAAATAAGTGTGCTAACTCCCTCCTATAATACAGGCGATCATCTTGATAGAGCGATACAAAGTGTGCTCAAGCAAAAATATAAAAATTGGGAGCATATCATTGTAGATGGGCAGAGTAGTGACAATACTGTAGAGGTTCTAAAAAAATATCCGCATTTAAAATGGATTTCAGAACCTGACCAAGGGCAATCTGATGCGATGAATAAGGCGTTTGCTATGAGCACAGGCGACATTATTGTGTATCTAAATGCTGATGATTGGTTTGAGGTAGGAAGTTTTGTTAAAGTAGTTGAAAAATTTGAAGTATCCCCAGATATTGATATTGTTATTGGTAATTATTATATGATAAAAAACGGAAAAAAAGTGGTTAAAACGCCACCCATTGAATATGAGAAAATACTTTTGCACTTTATTTTTGGGTTTCCCAGTAATCCTGTCTCATATTTTTATAAGAGAGAAGTACAGCTTAAAGTAGGGCTATTCCCGATAGAAAATCATTATACAATGGATTTTTGGTTTTTATTGAATGCATTAAGAGTTAAAAAAGCTACAAAAATAGATGCCTATTTGGGATATTACAGTATGTCTGGGACAAATAAAACATCACTAATTGATCCAGTAAGGCAGTGCAGAAAAGTAGCCTTAATGCATATTTTAAAGTATAGGCCTCTATATATTTTTAAGTACATATTAAAATGGTATCATCATTTTTACTTGTATAATGTTTTACACTATAGTTAA
- a CDS encoding glycosyltransferase, whose translation MKILHVSTSDAGGAANAAIRLHHGLLNQNIHSTYLTLHSFTKNVKQHVQHSYNIKEKFLERLRLKFRIEKYQNEKKQIRNLIQEGAIDTAHFPFSNFDITTQKEYQEADIINLHWVNNYLNPSSFFEKNTKPTIWTLHDMYSFSGVCHYQVDYDRSSSLHEIDAIARKIKQKAYQKAKLEIVCPSKWLLNKSMTSDFFSRFSHHYIPYSLNTNIFKLQNQYKAREELNLPQDKKIALFVSQRIKNYRKGFDLLREAIGVVNNITSNLHVVAIGNKQFVEDSGIHYLGSIKNETEMAKAYAAADVFILPSREDNLPNVMLESLACGTPVISFPTGGMLDTIDNGINGFLCSEISVKSLVETIQKWMSGSDSFIREKISEEAKKLYTEESQAIKYIKLYKSMLESF comes from the coding sequence ATGAAAATTTTACATGTTTCTACATCAGATGCTGGAGGAGCGGCTAATGCAGCAATACGACTCCATCATGGTCTTCTTAATCAAAACATTCATTCAACCTACCTTACACTTCATTCATTTACTAAGAATGTAAAGCAACACGTACAACATAGTTATAATATTAAAGAAAAATTTTTAGAAAGGCTTAGGTTAAAATTTAGGATAGAGAAATATCAAAATGAAAAAAAGCAGATCAGAAACTTAATTCAAGAAGGGGCAATAGACACTGCTCATTTCCCCTTTTCTAATTTTGATATTACCACTCAAAAAGAATATCAAGAGGCAGATATAATCAATTTGCACTGGGTAAACAATTATCTTAATCCTTCTAGCTTTTTTGAAAAAAATACAAAACCAACAATATGGACACTACATGATATGTATTCGTTTTCTGGCGTTTGCCATTATCAAGTTGATTATGACAGAAGTAGTTCTTTGCATGAAATAGATGCAATAGCAAGAAAAATAAAACAAAAAGCATATCAGAAAGCCAAACTAGAAATTGTATGCCCTTCAAAATGGTTATTAAATAAATCAATGACAAGCGATTTTTTTTCCCGTTTTTCTCATCATTACATACCATATAGCTTAAATACAAATATCTTCAAATTACAAAACCAATACAAAGCTAGAGAAGAGTTAAACCTACCTCAAGATAAGAAAATAGCCTTGTTTGTGAGTCAAAGAATAAAAAACTATCGAAAAGGGTTTGATCTACTCCGAGAAGCTATTGGAGTTGTTAACAATATCACCTCTAACCTTCATGTAGTAGCGATAGGCAACAAACAGTTTGTTGAAGATTCTGGTATCCATTATTTAGGTAGTATTAAAAACGAAACTGAAATGGCAAAAGCTTATGCTGCGGCCGACGTATTTATTTTACCTAGTCGCGAAGATAATTTACCAAACGTGATGCTAGAATCTTTGGCATGTGGAACACCTGTTATTAGTTTTCCAACTGGCGGGATGCTTGATACGATTGATAACGGCATAAATGGTTTTTTATGCTCTGAAATATCAGTCAAATCTCTGGTGGAAACTATACAAAAATGGATGAGTGGTTCAGATAGTTTTATAAGGGAAAAGATCAGTGAAGAGGCCAAAAAACTCTATACTGAAGAGTCACAAGCCATAAAATACATAAAACTGTACAAATCAATGTTAGAGAGTTTCTGA
- a CDS encoding glycosyltransferase family protein — MNKTAFLIICEKGYLEKQSVLLIKSIRKYGDGLSNALIYFFSPRKDHQPSNKTIKTLKELGAIHIIWELNYKYSYYGFGNKPFVVAYAEEHINADIFIFLDSDQITFNEIDLGFLTHFDVGVTPVERKKVGASPNVVDKYLTYWQHLYSLYRINPKSTVRTLVEQQEIYPYFNAGLIITKKNGLFTEWMKIFEDLMSKSLYPEKVTFMDQVSLALAILKLNLKYHVLPSQFNYPLPAHHRLLRENQICDIEQIVTLHYHKIFANNLKEHPLDIFPQEAEKVQWAKAELKSVGIYPANLLKIAFRRWRKLLP; from the coding sequence ATGAACAAGACAGCCTTTTTAATAATCTGTGAAAAAGGATATTTAGAAAAACAATCAGTTCTCTTAATTAAATCAATTAGAAAATATGGGGACGGATTGTCCAATGCTTTGATTTACTTTTTTTCGCCTCGAAAAGACCATCAACCTTCAAATAAGACGATAAAAACATTAAAAGAACTAGGTGCCATTCACATTATTTGGGAATTAAATTACAAATATTCATACTATGGCTTTGGAAATAAGCCATTTGTCGTTGCCTATGCTGAGGAACATATTAATGCAGATATCTTTATATTTTTAGACAGTGACCAGATTACTTTTAACGAAATTGATTTAGGCTTCTTGACTCACTTTGATGTAGGGGTAACTCCGGTTGAGCGAAAAAAAGTAGGAGCTTCTCCAAATGTTGTAGATAAATATCTTACTTATTGGCAACATTTGTACTCGCTGTATAGGATAAATCCGAAATCAACGGTGAGAACGCTAGTGGAGCAACAGGAAATTTACCCATATTTTAATGCAGGACTGATTATTACAAAAAAAAATGGCTTGTTTACAGAATGGATGAAAATTTTTGAAGATTTAATGAGTAAGAGTCTTTATCCAGAAAAAGTGACATTTATGGATCAGGTTAGTTTAGCATTGGCTATACTTAAACTAAACCTAAAATATCATGTGCTACCAAGCCAATTTAACTATCCTTTGCCAGCACATCATAGGTTACTGCGAGAAAATCAAATATGTGACATCGAACAAATTGTAACATTGCACTATCACAAAATTTTTGCAAATAATTTGAAGGAGCATCCATTAGATATTTTCCCCCAAGAAGCTGAGAAAGTTCAGTGGGCCAAAGCTGAGCTAAAAAGTGTTGGTATTTATCCGGCAAATCTACTAAAGATAGCTTTTAGAAGGTGGAGAAAATTGCTACCGTAG